Proteins found in one Phycodurus eques isolate BA_2022a chromosome 18, UOR_Pequ_1.1, whole genome shotgun sequence genomic segment:
- the enpp1 gene encoding ectonucleotide pyrophosphatase/phosphodiesterase family member 1, whose amino-acid sequence MEEASKQEEEHRLSAFGTSEPESQRRTPQKKSKRCKIISGVIFLCLLILVLALVLAYQPPKDGDGGHWLQLDVSMASQQPQCPPSFSRSPLILVSLDGFRAEYLKDHGSHLPVISKLRALGTTTSHMRPVYPTKTFPNHYSIATGLYPESHGIIDNKMYDVTQNAFFSLKSEEKFSPKWYQGEPVWITAMRHKLKTGAFFWPGSDVAINGILPDFYKVYNRSTTFEARVSTLFEWLDLPQGKRPDFYTLYLEEPDASGHYYGPGSSQVVEALKNVDRLMGMIMDGLMGRNLLHCVNLIIVSDHGMEEATCERAAFVSTYQNNTDDFTVIQGPAARIRPSRLPDDFFSFDYEGLVKNLSCRTPDQPARAYLKENLPKRFHFANNVRIERGHLYMKEGWQAALSSKEIKYCTGGFHGSDNLFTNMQAIFISHGPGLKSNTFVPPFENIELYNLMCDLLGIPPSPNNGTHGSLNHLLKNPVHFPVHPAQLSHETPCEANSSHPAVDLNCACEPLGEGERGEDTNPLITITNATVKSRVRRLHHPFGVPSVVQPDATFCLLHQPNYITGYSHDRHIALWVSYTILNVAAAEPLNPSPEACIRADVRIPPATSQRCGNDNSRGLLHPPNLSVKEVGTNSRITSNMAPMFPAFKDVWNYFHGVLLPRYSEQLNGVNVMSGPIFDEDYNGKVDAFKTLAPNEAPMPTHFFVILTSCKNSTFGPANCEGPLRVRSFILPHRADYTESCPTGSDLTWTQDWMQLHTARVRDVELLTGLSFYHDRLSVDETLQLKTFLHNV is encoded by the exons ATGGAAGAAGCGTCCAAGCAGGAAGAGGAGCATAGGCTGTCCGCGTTTGGCACGTCGGAACCGGAGAGTCAGAGGCGCACGCCGCAGAAGAAGAGCAAGCGTTGTAAAATAATCTCTGGG gtTATCTTTCTCTGCTTACTCATCCTCGTCCTTGCACTAGTATTGGCTTACCAACCTCCCAAAGACG GTGATGGTGGGCACTGGCTGCAGCTGGATGTCTCTATGGCAAGTCAACAGCCACAGTGTCCGCCAAG TTTCTCCAGGTCGCCGCTCATCCTGGTGTCCTTGGACGGATTCCGGGCAGAGTATCTAAAAGATCACGGCAGCCACTTACCCGTCATCAGCAAGTTAC GAGCCTTGGGTACGACCACATCGCATATGAGGCCAGTGTATCCGACAAAGACATTCCCAAACCACTACTCTATTGCCACC GGCCTTTACCCAGAGTCCCATGGGATCATTGACAACAAGATGTACGACGTAACCCAGAATGCATTCTTCTCCTTGAAAAGTGAGGAGAAATTCAGCCCAAAATGGTACCAAGGGGAGCCT GTCTGGATCACTGCCATGCGTCACAAATTAAAAACTGGAGCCTTCTTCTGGCCCGGATCAGATGTCGCCATCAATGGCATCCTCCCAGATTTCTACAAAGTGTATAATAG AAGCACCACCTTTGAGGCCAGAGTGTCGACGCTGTTTGAGTGGCTGGATTTACCACAAGGAAAACG ACCTGACTTTTACACTTTGTACCTGGAGGAGCCTGACGCATCAGGACATTACTACGGACCAGGAAGCAGCCAA GTCGTCGAGGCCCTGAAGAACGTGGACCGGCTTATGGGGATGATCATGGATGGTCTGATGGGCAGGAACTTGCTCCACTGCGTCAACCTCATCATCGTATCGGATCACG GCATGGAAGAAGCAACATGTGAAAGGGCAGCGTTTGTGTCTACCTACCAGAACAACACTGACGACTTCACCGTCATCCAAGGCCCGGCCGCTCGTATCAGACCCAGCCGCCTGCCAGACGATTTCTTTTCCT TCGACTACGAGGGCCTGGTGAAGAACTTGTCG TGCAGGACTCCCGATCAGCCAGCGAGGGCGTACCTTAAAGAGAACCTCCCCAAACGCTTTCATTTTGCAAACAACGTGAGAATAGAGAGAGGACACCTGTATATGAAAGAAGGCTGGCAGGCAGCTCT AAGCAGCAAGGAAATCAAGTACTGTACGGGCGGTTTCCATGGCTCCGATAACCTTTTCACCAACATGCAG GCAATCTTCATCAGTCACGGTCCAGGATTGAAAAGTAACACCTTTGTACCTCCTTTTGAGAACATTGAATTATATAACCTCATGTGTG ATCTTCTCGGCATCCCTCCCTCTCCAAACAACGGTACACACGGGAGTCTGAACCACCTCCTCAAGAATCCTGTCCACTTCCCTGTTCACCCCGCGCAGCTCTCCCACGAAACCCCCTGCGAGGCCAATTCCTCCCACCCCGCTGTCGACCTAAATTGCGCGTGCGAGCCACTCGGAGAAGGAGAAAGG GGTGAAGACACGAACCCACTAATTACGATTACAAATGCCA CTGTCAAATCGAGGGTACGTCGCCTCCACCATCCTTTCGGCGTCCCCAGCGTTGTGCAGCCGGACGCAACCTTTTGTCTGCTTCACCAGCCCAACTACATCACTGGCTACAGCCACGACCGTCACATTGCTCTCTGGGTGTCGTATACCATCCTGAACGTG GCCGCAGCGGAGCCCCTGAACCCATCTCCGGAGGCGTGTATTCGCGCCGACGTCCGCATACCACCAGCCACCAGCCAGAGGTGCGGCAACGACAACAGCCGCGGCCTGCTGCATCCCCCCA ACTTGAGTGTCAAAGAAGTTGGGACAAACTCACGCATCACAAGCAACATGGCGCCAATGTTCCCCGCATTTAAAG ACGTTTGGAACTATTTCCATGGTGTCCTGCTTCCAAGGTATTCAGAGCAGCTGAATGGAGTCAACGTTATGAGTGGTCCAATATTTGATGAAGATTATAATGGAAAAGTTGACGCCTTCAAGACCCTTGCACC AAATGAAGCTCCCATGCCGACGCATTTTTTCGTGATCCTGACCAGTTGTAAGAATTCCACTTTTGGTCCTGCGAACTGCGAGGGTCCTCTCAGAGTCAGGTCCTTTATCCTGCCACACAGAGCTGACTACACCGAGAGCTGCCCT ACCGGCTCAGATTTAACGTGGACGCAGGACTGGATGCAGCTGCACACAGCCCGCGTCCGCGACGTGGAACTGCTGACCGGACTGAGCTTCTACCACGACAGGTTGTCAGTGGACGAGACGCTACAGCTCAAGACCTTTTTACATAATGTTTGA